The genomic stretch CAAAGTAGCTCCAGGATATAAAATTGAGCTTTTCGCCTCCGAAGAAGACTGGCCAAATCTGGCAAACCCCGTTCAATTGTCCTTCGACACCAAGGGCCGGCTTTGGGTAGCGACAATGCCAAGTTACCCACATTACAAGCCCGGGGATTCCAGACCGGCAGATAAGCTGTTGATCTATGAAGACACAGATAATGACGGTAAAGCAGACAAGGAGACAGTTTTCGCGGATGACCTGCACATTCCGGTGGGATTTGAATTGGCATCTGAAGGCGTGTACGTTTCTCAGGGAAACAACTTAGTGATTCTCTACGACGACAATAAGGATGATAAATATGATAGAAAAGAAATTCTTCTGAGTGGGTTTGATGATCACGACACACATCATGCGATTTCAGCTTTTACCACCGACGAATCCGGAGCGATTTATATGGCAGAGGGGGTTTTCCTTCATAGTAATATCGAAACCTCCTACGGCCCCGTCCGTGCGACAAATGGTGGTTTTTACCGATACACCCCAAGCAGACATAAACTGGAGCGCGTAGCTCAGGTAAGTATCCCAAACCCTTGGGGAATAGCTTTTGATGAGTGGGGACAAAACTTCTATGCGGAGACTTCCGGGCCAAATGTAAACTGGATGATGCCGGCCTCTGTATTACCACGCTATGGAAACGCCACAAACAAAGGTGCAAACCTTATCCAAAAAGATCAGATGGTAAGACCGACCTCCGGCTTGGAATTTATCTCCAGCAGACATTTCCCTGACGATGTACAAGGCGACATGATCATCAACAATACCATCGGGTTTCTTGGGACTAAGCAGCACCAAATGATAGATGAGGAAATCGGATTCTCCACCAAATGGCGACAGGATTTGCTTACTTCCACTGACAGAAATTTCCGCCCTGTAGATATGGAAATCGCACCTGACGGTTCATTGTACGTGGTGGATTGGCACAATATTCTGATCGGTCACATGCAGCATAATGCCCGCGATCCTCTGAGGGATCATCAGCATGGTAGAATTTACAGAATCACCTATCCTTCCAGACCGCTGGTCACTCCGGCTAAAATCGACGGAGCAAGCATCCCTGACTTGCTGGAAAATCTAAAGCTTCCAGAATACAGAACCCGATATAGAACCCGCAGAGAATTACGTGGAAGAGATCAAACCGAAGTTTCAGAAGCTGTGGCTGATTGGGCAAGCAAGTTGGATAAGAATGATCCACACTATGAGCACCATCTCTTGGAGGCACTATGGGTAAGCTGGGGTATCAACAAGGTAGATCAGAATCTTCTAAATCAGCTACTAAAAGCTGAAGATTACAAAGCCAGAGCGGCTGCGGTGAGAGTGCTCCGCTACACCGGTCATCAGGTTTCCAATCAAAAAGAATTGATGGCCGAAGCGATCAAAGATAAAAATGGCCGGGTACGTCTTGAAGCTATAGTAGCAGCATCCTGGATGCCAAGGGAAGAAGGTCTTGAGGTCCTTTCTGCAGCTGAAGGCTCAGAAATGGACAAGTGGATTGCTCCTGCCTATGAAGCTGCAGTGGCACATATTTCAGGTATTTCTGTGAAAGAGAAAAAAGAAGAAGACATCAAGTCCTCCTTAACGGGATCAGACAGGGAATTATTTGTGTTAGGCAAAGAAATCTACGCAAGAGAAGGCTTCTGCAGTACCTGCCACCAGCCTGACGGACAAGGACTCTCCGCGTCAGGTTTTCCCCCACTTGCAGGCACTCCATGGGTGACAGGCAGTGAAGAGCGATTGATCAAACTTGTGTTGAAAGGTATGATGGGGCCTATTACAGTCCTTGGAAAAGACTATCCGGGACAGGTGCCAATGACACCTTTTGAAGGTATGCTTGATGACTCAGAAGTGGCGGCCGTTTTGACTTTCGTGAGAAACTCCTTTGGTAATTCCGCTTCAGCCATTTCTCCGGATCTTGTGAAGAAAGTTAGGGAAGAAGTCAAAGATCACACGGGATTCTTCCAGCCTTCTGATTTACTAAAAGCACATCCGATAGAGAAGTAGTGGGCAGTTAACGACAATTCGGGCATGGATACTTGAGTTCCTTTTGACTCAATTTTCTAAAAGATTTAAAACGTTAAAACTTCAATTCTATGGCTATTCTCAAGTGCGCTTTAGCTTTCGTGGGTACGATAATAAATCCTGCGAGATTCTGAAAGAAAAATATAAACACTTGAAATGCCCGTGAGAAAAGCTTCGCACACAGAGGAATGATCATTTAGGGCATTCCGTCCGAT from Algoriphagus sp. NG3 encodes the following:
- a CDS encoding PVC-type heme-binding CxxCH protein, which translates into the protein MSSIKNTLKFLPLISLFIFYQCTQKETIELEPNSRIALIGNNLGSRMMDYGSFETEMQLRNPDKKLYIRNLSDPGDTPGFRPRSGTNDPWAFPGAEAFQDEYATPSGSIGHLEKPDEWLTRIQTDVIISFFGYNESFQGVDGLENYKAELDAFIKHTLRQKYHDTLSPKLVIVSPIAFEDLSEKIDLPNGKTENENLNLYTVAMREIAEKNQVMFVDAYTPSKQWYLETEEYLTIDGSQLNEAGYQKLAVLLADEIFGKQKIKNEANRALVHEAVQEKNWFWRNDYKIPNGVHVFGRRYDPFGPDNYPFELEKIRELTAIRDTAIWMANKGEKKDLAAADAKTKKLPEVETNYNPEQNGSLEYLYGEEALAKLKVAPGYKIELFASEEDWPNLANPVQLSFDTKGRLWVATMPSYPHYKPGDSRPADKLLIYEDTDNDGKADKETVFADDLHIPVGFELASEGVYVSQGNNLVILYDDNKDDKYDRKEILLSGFDDHDTHHAISAFTTDESGAIYMAEGVFLHSNIETSYGPVRATNGGFYRYTPSRHKLERVAQVSIPNPWGIAFDEWGQNFYAETSGPNVNWMMPASVLPRYGNATNKGANLIQKDQMVRPTSGLEFISSRHFPDDVQGDMIINNTIGFLGTKQHQMIDEEIGFSTKWRQDLLTSTDRNFRPVDMEIAPDGSLYVVDWHNILIGHMQHNARDPLRDHQHGRIYRITYPSRPLVTPAKIDGASIPDLLENLKLPEYRTRYRTRRELRGRDQTEVSEAVADWASKLDKNDPHYEHHLLEALWVSWGINKVDQNLLNQLLKAEDYKARAAAVRVLRYTGHQVSNQKELMAEAIKDKNGRVRLEAIVAASWMPREEGLEVLSAAEGSEMDKWIAPAYEAAVAHISGISVKEKKEEDIKSSLTGSDRELFVLGKEIYAREGFCSTCHQPDGQGLSASGFPPLAGTPWVTGSEERLIKLVLKGMMGPITVLGKDYPGQVPMTPFEGMLDDSEVAAVLTFVRNSFGNSASAISPDLVKKVREEVKDHTGFFQPSDLLKAHPIEK